The Euphorbia lathyris chromosome 2, ddEupLath1.1, whole genome shotgun sequence genome includes a window with the following:
- the LOC136219974 gene encoding protein pleiotropic regulatory locus 1 codes for MPGPTMEMEPIEPQSLKKLSLKSLKRALDLFSPIHGQLAPPDTESKKIRLSHKINIEYKGIKSLGDLPRAVNSAASGQQSSAPSNVLALPGPEDSKEPQKSGIHNALVVGPSLQPKGVNDGGPHGKSNALIPGSGSSERNFSTSAIIERILSKWPRPVWHAPWKNYRVISGHLGWVRSIAFDPSNTWFCTGSADRTIKIWDVASGRLKLTLTGHIEQVRGLAISQRHTYMFSAGDDKQVKCWDLEQNKVVRSYHGHLSGVYCLAVHPTIDLLLTGGRDSVCRVWDVRTKVQVFALAGHDNTVCSVFTRPTDPQVVTGSHDTTIKFWDLRYGKTMVTLTHHKKSVRAMAMHPSEHAFASASADNIKKFTLPKGEFMHNMLSQQKTIINAMAINEDGVMATGGDNGSMWFWDWKSGHNFQQDQTIVQPGSLDSEAGIYAMSYDITGSRLVTCEADKTIKMWKEDENATPETHPLNFKPPKDIRRF; via the exons ATGCCAGGGCCGACGATGGAGATGGAGCCAATAGAACCACAATCATTGAAGAAACTCAGTTTGAAATCACTGAAGCGAGCTCTTGATCTCTTCTCTCCAATTCACGGCCAACTAGCTCCGCCTGATACAGAAAG tAAAAAAATTCGCTTGAGCCATAAG ATAAATATCGAGTATAAAGGAATTAAAAGCTTAGGTGACCTTCCGCGAGCAGTTAATTCTGCTGCAAGTGGGCAACAATCTTCAGCTCCTTCCAATGTCCTCGCTCTTCCAG GTCCAGAGGATTCTAAGGAGCCACAGAAGAGTGGGATTCATAATGCATTAGTAGTCGGTCCGTCTCTGCAACCAAAGGGAGT AAATGACGGTGGTCCTCATGGGAAAAGTAATGCTCTGATTCCAGGTTCCGGGTCATCTGAAag GAATTTCTCAACATCTGCTATAATAGAAAGAATTCTGAGCAAATGGCCCCGTCCTGTCTGGCATGCTCCATGGAAGAACTACAGG GTTATTAGTGGCCATTTGGGATGGGTGAGATCTATTGCATTTGATCCAAGTAATACATGGTTCTGTACTGGTTCTGCTGATCGAACGATCAAg ATTTGGGATGTAGCAAGTGGGAGGTTAAAGCTCACACTGACTGGGCACATTGAACAAGTCCGAG GTCTTGCGATTAGCCAAAGACATACATACATGTTTTCTGCTGGTGATGACAAACAGGTGAAATGCTGGGATCTTGAACAGAATAAG GTTGTCCGGTCGTATCATGGGCATCTAAGCGGTGTCTACTGCTTGGCTGTTCATCCTACCATCGATCTTTTGCTAACTGGGGGGCGTGATTCTGTTTGCCGG GTCTGGGATGTGCGTACCAAAGTTCAAGTGTTTGCACTGGCTGGGCATGATAATACAGTATGCTCAGTTTTTACTCGACCGACG GATCCACAAGTTGTCACTGGCTCCCATGACACAACCATTAAGTTCTGGGACCTTAGATATG GCAAGACTATGGTAACTCTCACACACCACAAGAAATCTGTTCGAGCCATGGCAATGCATCCTTCCGA GCATGCCTTTGCATCTGCATCAGCTGACAATATAAAGAAATTTACTCTTCCAAAAGGAGAATTCATGCACAATATGCT CTCCCAGCAGAAAACCATAATTAACGCAATGGCTATCAACGAGGATGGTGTAATGGCTACAGGAG GTGACAATGGAAGTATGTGGTTTTGGGACTGGAAAAGTGGTCATAATTTTCAGCAAGATCAAACTATTGTACAGCCTG GGTCATTGGATAGTGAGGCTGGTATCTATGCTATGTCATACGATATAACGGGTTCAAGGCTTGTGACGTGTGAAGCCGATAAAACAATCAAAATGTGGAAAGAAGACGAAAATGCAACACCAGAAACCCATCCCCTCAATTTCAAGCCTCCTAAAGATATCCGACGGTTCTAA